Proteins co-encoded in one Capsicum annuum cultivar UCD-10X-F1 chromosome 9, UCD10Xv1.1, whole genome shotgun sequence genomic window:
- the LOC107841314 gene encoding uncharacterized protein LOC107841314, which yields MGRDPTPSELHLHVHTHGHDRKSFVDERSQIVHERFEEILREKILSEYVIDQIETYYQAAGGKKRRRVFGLRSEAQGYYGQTLCVSCGKTSSSVSHESVPAADSELDAFVKRLIPALKNQFIPIVIEEVQKLVSSPSVVTPPATTLDDLDFLDDDCNDLDLL from the exons ATGGGTCGAGATCCGACACCAAGTGAGTTACATTTGCATGTTCACACACATGGTCATGATAGAAAATCTTTCGTTGATGAACGTTCCCAAATTGTCCAT GAAAGATTTGAAGAAATACTGCGAGAAAAAATATTATCAGAATATGTTATTGATCAAATTGAAACATATTACCAAGCTGCCGGAGGAAAAAAGAGGCGAAGAGTATTTGGTCTTAGATCTGAAGCCCAAGGCTACTACGGGCAAACTCTTTGCGTTTCTTGTGGAAAGACTTCATCTTCAGTTTCACATGAATCAGTACCAGCTGCAGATTCGGAATTGGATGCATTTGTGAAGCGATTGATTCCCGCACTTAAAAATCAATTTATTCCTATTGTTATTGAGGAGGTACAGAAGTTGGTTTCTTCACCGTCAGTTGTCACACCTCCGGCTACTACTTTGGACGATCTTGATTTCTTAGATGATGATTGCAATGATCTTGATCTGTTGTGA